The Prunus dulcis chromosome 3, ALMONDv2, whole genome shotgun sequence genome segment TTCATACAGGCCAGTTTAAACAACACTACTGTTGCTAACATTTAACTATGTGAAATTTATAAGACCCTGTTTTAAAATctacaataaaattaaaataaattaataatcttttccatttttgttgtgAAAAATGAATGATCAGAGGGATATTAATAGACGAATTGGGGCTTACAATTGGTGAAGGCACTCGTTTAATTCCTTAGCTTGTTGCCGACACTGCCAAACCACAGAAATGGTTCTCCCATAAGAGCATTCCGCATACTTGGACGCCAAATCCTTGCATTCCTGCAACGCCTTCTGCTTCATTTTGCTCCGCAATGCTGTGGACCATTAATTTACAAACCAAATTACACAACTTTTGTagcacaaaatgaaaaagaaaaaagaaaaataatagttcTTGAGCCCTAGCGTTTGAGCTTTGAATACATATATACCTTCTTCTACCTTCTTTTTCACGTGATTCTCACGTGCTTCCTGTATGTATCCCATTCAGCACTCTCTCTGATTTTCTCTAGCTTTTTGGGTCTCAGCCACTGAAGACGATGGACTTCGCTGCCGAGGATCGACTCGAGTATTGTTTCACAGTAACAAGACTGGCTGATTGCTCACCGGCGGGTCACAATATTAAATGTCAAGGTCTAAGTGCTAGGGCTTTGGGCTCCATGTGGGCTTTTCGAGCCCATATTATCACTGAATATGGCCCaatccttttatttatttatttatttttaaaaaaaagtaatggcagatttttatttatttattttaaaactatGGCTTTTGAATGGAACTTGTTTACACCATagtgaaccgagcagacccagcatcaaagcgactagtaCTAAGACAGCCACGCCTTCTTccctgccgaaggaagacacacttccgaggtgccagacacctgtcGAAGCTCCAAattgccaaacctaatctccaggacacgtgtagCCACCACAATAACTTGCACAAAGTCTcacattgaaactttgtgcaaacctcctactttcacctccctataaatagggaacagtacccaagtaaaaagggtaactactttctcacttttactgttactctgtcAATGTTATCACTTATAGCTGACTTATGCATCGGAGAgtcttcggccggcaccacacagGTGTCCTAAGCTTAATTATTGCATCTCccattttgtcttctgcaAGTCCCTCACCAGCCTATTTCACAAAGGGCCTtagccctcttccctgctgaagactcCACACACATCATCACTAAATTGGACTTAATATtagccgggccattttgagcatcaacagaaCTTATATAACAAGGTAAATAtcatgtgattttttttttcttttgatgaatgGTGCACTATGggatttaattattttattgttcaATCAATTGGAGTATAGTTCAAGTACAATTTatgtgtatatgtattattttCACATGTCTAGACAAAGTGTTGAAATGGCACCTAACATGGGATCTACTaaggttttatttatataaaaataaattggataCCAACTAAGCTAAGGAGATAATTTGTGGTGTGATTAGTCTTGGTCTAACTGACCTATGATTGATCCCTAACCTTTTCAAATTGTGGTTGATATAACGCCATACCAACATGGTTGCTTCTTTTGGTGAAGCCCTTTTGTGATCGCCTTTGATTTGTTTGCTTGATTACATCCTCATATTAATTGGTTGGCTTAATTTGACAACATCCTCATATTAAGTTAGAGCTCATTAGCTTCTGTCTTGGATTTGTATGATGATAACATACTAAAGGAGGAAATAAGAACCAATGCGGTGACAAAGGtgtaaaattacaaatataatAAGTATGAAGAGAAGATACATGTTAGATCAGTTGGTTAGAATAGTTTATTCGTCTCCTTACACGAAAGTTCGAGGCCGTATCCATAACGCAAAACATTTATATTCGTCAAAAATGCATATTTGACCAAATCAAGCAAGGCATTAAACTCACATTTAAGCATGAAGGTGATCTTCACCAAATCCCAATTATTGAACATTTGACTTAACTGGaaagaaaagggcaaaaaaaaaaaaaaaaaccgtcAGCACCACCACGTTAAACGGTGCGTGAATCTTGTTGCCACgcattaaaaaagataaagatttTTGGACACCGTCAAGTCCATCCGTCAGTCCGCACAAGACTCAACTTCACAACTCACAACTCACAACGCACGCAGCAGCAATAATATCAACGACACGACGACAGTCAACGAAATGCAAGGTTAGGGATTGTGTTGACCGTCAACGCCAGCGTGGTCACTCCAAAACAAAGACTCCACGGAATCTCCGCCACCCACCACGTGTCTCGTTCCCATTGGACCTACCTCTCTCCCCTTCCTCGTCGCGACCATTTTTAAGCCCCCAACCGGATTCCCATTTTCCATTTTACGAGCTTAAGATTAGATCTTCTTCCTTGTGGACCAGAAAGGTACGAAGCTACTTCGCTAGGTTTAGCTTAGGGTGCTTCtgattttgtttcaatttttattttttcttgttgatcT includes the following:
- the LOC117621235 gene encoding uncharacterized protein DDB_G0275933, which translates into the protein MGYIQEARENHVKKKVEEALRSKMKQKALQECKDLASKYAECSYGRTISVVWQCRQQAKELNECLHQFTNDDVLEEMKRDYMLQQDGKVSAKG